Genomic segment of Melanotaenia boesemani isolate fMelBoe1 chromosome 10, fMelBoe1.pri, whole genome shotgun sequence:
CTCCGAGGATGCCGAACACCATATATGAGCATGACTGGATGCAAAGGGCTGCTCACTACACCGAAAAGGCACCTATTCAGCGGAAAGAAGCGCTGCTGCAACAGAGAGGCTTGCAGTATGAGTGTGGTGCAGAACAAATAAAGAGGATGACTGTGGAGGCGTACAGCCCAAATAGTGCCAGGACTTTGCCACCTGTGATTGAGCCAAACTACAGCAGTTACCCCTGCACCCCAGCTCATGCACTCTATGGTTCTTTAACTGAGCACAGCCAGCTTTTACAGACTTCTCCCAGAGGCTACCCCAGCTTATACACTTCCCGTCCCACATATGAGCATATGACCTCAGAGGTTTATCAGGAACGTTCTTCCATGTCCAAATATGGCCAGCTAGCACAGCACCCTGTGTTTTACTATTCCCAGGCAAATGGGGAGGTAGAAAACAGGACACAGTGCAAAGATAGTGGCAGTAAACAGGGAGAAGATGTCCCTCTTCTTCATAAACACACTATCTCAAACCCTCGGGAGCATTACGTAGTGCCTCAGTGGCTTCATGCTGAAATTCCTTTGTCTTGTACTGAAATGTTGCCAAATCATTCCTTTGTGCCGGGCTTTGATTATCCATGTTATACAGTACctagatttaatttaaatgcaaGCCAAATTAGACCCCCCTTAACAAGGCAACATTCATCGCCCATGTTTCACCCAACTCCGATAAATGTTTCTAAATCCAGCCAACATATCAATCCTTCTATAACAAAGGACAAGCCAAACACCAGCCTGCATTTTGAACAACGACATGGTTCTTCACCATTCCtacatgtagaaaaaaacaaccctTCCAGACAAATGAACCAACCTGCCCTCTCACCATCCAGCATGCAAATTGGCAGATTTTTTCACCCACTCACCAGCCCGCACATTGACAAACCCGCCCCTCCACCAGCTGGTATAAACGTGGACAGACTCCGAGACTATTCCCCTTTCGAAACCAAAGTGAAGCATCCAAAAAGCCTTCCTGTTTCCCCAGCAGCATGGCAACCCCAATCACCCAGTCACAACTCAGATCGAATCCAGTCTGTTGTTCCTAATGGCCCAAATGTCCGAAAAATTATCCATTCTCCGGGGATTTCAACAGCAAGTAAGCAGAATGCGTTTGTGTTCAATGCAGGAACCACTGCTTCTAAAAGGTACCTGAAGAGAAGCATTTCTCACTCATCTCCACCCGTCAGAAtcaaagaggaggaagatgatttGTATGAAGTAGAACTTGACAGCAAACGACAAAAGTTAGAAAAAGACAATGTTAAAGAAGGAACAAAAACCAACTCTCCTCCTATGCCAGTTATTGACAATGTCTTTAGCTTGGCACCTTGCCAGCAGCTGCACCTGCAGGCCCCAGGAGTGCTATATCCAAGCAAAGTACCTCAGAGAGCTACCCCGACATCTGAGGAGAAGCACGAAGACAAACTCAAGCAAGCCATCAAAGAAAAGATGCCAGATCCAAACCATCAGCAGTCTGTTGTCTGCCTAGCTTCTAAAGAAATTTCTCCAGATACTCCAGCACAGAACAAGGATGATGACGTCTTTGaactcaaaaatattaaagTAGAAAAAGTAGATCCATCAGGTGAAGACAACCCTGCTGAcacaaaaaacagctgcagcaaaGTGATAATCAAAAAAGAGCCTGAAGAGACTGCTTCATCTAACAGCGGCCCAGTGTTGAAAGAGAAATGTGAATCTGATGAACTTGAAAATAAGCCCTCATTTGCAGGTGAAAACGAGGCTTCAGAAGAGCCCAAACCTGCAGAGTTGACTGCACAAACAAACTCATCTTATCAGGTGGACACACGGCACAAACGGGCGGTAACCCTTCAGCCCAAATGCAATACTCCACTTCGGTCATCTGAGAGCAAAGTAAATTTCAAAAACATTCCACCTCATTGCCTTAAACTTTCCACCTACAATATTATTTTCCCTGCTGGCAAGCAATGCAAAGCCGCCCCACCCCCAGAGAAGCAATCTCCACAACCAGTAACTGTACTTGCATCACGACTAGAACCCCAAACACCAGTCCGCAAGCACTTCTTTGAGCTACATCATTCTCTATGCAAGCTTTTGTCCAAATGTGTGTCAGCCTCTTCGGAGCAGGACCTCAAAAAATGGTGGTCTCAACTAGAAATAAGTGAACCTACGCCCCAGTCAAGCAAAGTCCAGAAAGTGTCCTGCTTGTTGGGAGTGAAAGCCAGAGAGGTGTGGATCAATGAGGAAATCAAAGCGGCCTTCAGTAATGTCCACAAAAGGTTGAGCGAGTACACCGTTCAGAAGCGCTGCCCTTTTCCACACGTCATGCGGGCGGGAGCCGTGTTTCTCCCCATGTTGGTGGTGAAAGAGCAGCTGTTTCCAATGGTCCAGGGCAGCTTCATTGACCAGGTCCTGCAGGAGCACAAAGTGGAGCTGCGGCCCACTACGCTTTCTGAAGAGAAGATCCTCATCCAGCTTCATAAAAGAGCCTGCTCCTCCAGGCTCAGGAGACTGATGTCCCTCAAACACCTGCCTGACATCTACAGTGATGCAATCAACCTTCTGTATTACACCTGCGTCTGCAAACACCTGGGTGGGTACATGTTCACCTGAGACATACTTTATGCATAACACtgatatgtgcatgtgtagaACAGGGTATGATTTTCTTTGGAAAAGTTAAATGTTGGGTGGTCCGTTAATGTTGGGTTTGTTCTTATTGTCACACTTTTTCTGTCTTGCTTTTCCTCTaatctgggattttttttcctctggtaTTTCCACGACAGACTAGTCAAATTACAGCTGCTGCAGTGAGAAACTGTTTACTTAACACCCCTCACGAGCAAGTGTTGGACACAACCACTTATCTAGCTAACACTGAAAGTAAACAAATGTTCATGGATGAGACAGGAAATGAATGAAGGATGGTGATTTACTTTACAGATGAGCATAAACATAGACGTATAGTCTGAAGCCTTTAAAGTCTTGGAGAAGTTATTTTCAGTTACACCGTCACAAAGATAGCaattcattttattaacaagTTAGCCAGGATGTCAAACTATGTTCCTTTatgtgaaaaaaggaaaaagatataAAGTTTGTTCAAAAAGAGAAATATGATAGATCACAAGAAGCAATAGAGCtcacttaaaaatatatatagtagAAATAGTCTAAAAACAAGGTGAAATGTtggaacagatttttttttttttttttttttgtttaaaaaatacattctgcttttttctgtctttgatgCCAGCAATAAGTTAGGACAGTTGAAACAAGGGACTGAAACAGCTTTGTAATCATGAAACATCTCACAGCTGATTAGGTCTTTCAGAAATGACAGTGGGGAAGGTTTCATTACTCGAAGGAGTGTGTTGACAAATACTTCAAATAACTTAAAGTAAAATTACtccaaaattttaaatttaaatcatcAGCAGCCTTTTGTACAATTGATTCAAGGAATCCTGAGAAGTCTGAGGCCAAgagataaaagtaaaaacaaatacttAATATGCATTAagccctcaggcagcactgaaAAATGCTTAATTCTGTAGTGAAAATGACTACACTGGTTTAGGAACGTTTTTGAAACCATTGTTGCATTTAAGTCCAAATTAAATCTCTACTACGCAATGAAGTAGAAAACTTTCCTGTGGTCTGAAAAGTGAAAAATTGGAATTCTTTTAGGATATCCTGGATGCTGCATCCGCCTAACTAAAGAGGATAGGGTCCATCTGTTAATGCTAGAACAGCTCAAACCTCATCTGTGATGGTTTAGGTTTGCGTGAGTGTAGATGTCATGGGCAGCTAGCACGTTTGAGGCAACATTAATATTGAATGATGCGTACAGGTTTGAGATTAACACATGCTGTCATACAGATGACGTATCTTACTTAAAAGGAGTTTGCTTGCTTCTGCAAGGTGGCAAAAGAAGACatgcagaagctctaaagtgatCCTTGCACACAGAACAGCTGAGTTATGAAGCTCTTGGAGTAAACTTGAAGCCACTTTAAAGCCGAGCTGTAGCAAATGGAGTTATAATAATTATGCAAGATCAAATTGAGGCAGATCGAATGAATCATTAAGGCCTGGTTGCTATGAAAATGAGGCAAAGTGTAGGCTATAGCTAGATTTAGCCAAACATTAAGGTTAATGTAAGCTTGGTGAACTGGTAAGTGTTTCATCTTTGAGAAGGCACAGACGTCAGTGAAAATGTCTTGAGTGTGTATGGAGCCAGTATTGAATTATATGCCAGGAAATGTTGATTCAAGGGAGATGAATGAGGGTCTGAGTGGTAAAGAGCTGCCTACATATACTTGCCCAAGATTCTGAGATATGGATTTTATTCTCTGACTGATGCGGGCGCGGTCCGGACTGTGTGGGACATTTTGCTGTATGGACGAACTGATTGTAAttcatctgctgctcctctaGTAACTTCAGCAGGTTTCCAAcctgcatgtctttttttttttttttctctctagaGTCCTTGGTAGAGGTGTAGCTTCAGGTCTTTGTTTAtatgaaaatattaattaaaggAATGAGCTGGCAACCATGGAGAATGCTCATCTCTCCCTGTTGAAACTGTTCTTAATCTTGATGCTGgcatcaaattcaaattaagaaattaaaacaaatcacaaatTTACTGTCTTAATATTTGGTGTGTATGCTCAGATTTTGAAAAGCTGGGGTTAAGTGACCTGCTTTATTAGCATTTTACACAGCATGGTTGCAGAAGTTCTGCAAGAATTTCTTAGCATGTACAGAAATTTTTTATATAGATACTTTAAAAGATTATAGCTCTAGTTTGATCGATGACCGTGTGATTATATGCAACATGATCACCAAATATGACTTCCTGCCTTGGCTTTCTGATTTCTGGAAATCCCCTTTTGGGTGCACAGTGTGAATGAATGACTCCTATATTTGAATATAACATGTTTTGACTGCTGTCTGTAGCTTTTCTTGCCATCTGAcagtctctttttttccctgcatTTTTGGCCCTTttgtaaagaacaaaaaacagctaaagATAATTATTCAAtataaaatccatttatttttttccagaatcaACCTTTCCTGATGTCCAAAAGAGAGTCCAggtatattattttttttatgttgtccCTCAATCTCACCACTCTTTGCTTTTTCTGATTAGAAAGCAGGAAACCTTTTTCCTAACCTTCAGTagcaaatcacaaaaaaatgcatgattatacttgtgtgggtgtggaggatgggGGGCTGAACTTGCCTGAttatgaagaaagaaaaaaaaaagtctcattcATGAATTTGTTACAAGACTGAGGCAGGCCAGGGTGGCAGATACACTCAGATGGGTCaagtttagttatttattttatttttttttattctaattgaAGAGTTCATGTTTACTGGAAAATggagatggttgttttaaagACCTAGTTCCAGCAAAATAGACCCACATTTGTAGGGTTTAGTCACAAAAAAAAGTGGGGCTTGACAATTTTTgtcatgtaaatatttattgtcatgtgtgttaaagggaaaaaactaaatgcaaaatgaataaattacatgttagaaaaaaaccaatgttgttttgtctgtctGGCATACAGAACCTCCAGTTTAAGTACAGATTAAACTATATTTTTGGTGTgttaaatttattattgttttaaaagtgcaaGTCTGTTTGCTTACCAGTTGTACTTGTGTGGCTCCTGAAAGGAGTAATtgaatttaacttaaaatttgATATATATTCATTATGACAACACTCTTAACAAATTAAATCCACCTTCAGCTTAACAGACTTGTGACTGACTTTAGTATTTACTGAAGTATAAAATGCCTTCAATAACTCTTTCAGCAGATATGATTTTAATAAGCACGTGCATCTGCTTACTAAATTGAGCTTAATTGAATTTTCATTCACCGCTGCCACTGTTATGAGTTCACATGGATTGGGAGCATTACTCTTGTCCTGCTATTGCCTGACTGTTTTGTCTCTGACTGATAGCATCGCTTGTAGCGGCTGACTTTGTTCCCAGGCTTTGTGTTTATTCCAACAGCCTTTTCTTCGGTCTCTGCTGAAAGAGCCATGGTGGAGGATCATGCAAATCAGTGTGTCAGTTGATATTAGTTTCTTTTTGTCCTTGTGTACTGAATAGGTGCCCCAGGAGCACTGATTTGCCAACCCATATAGACGTTTTGGGCATTCAGGATAAGGAACTGTCTTGTGGAAAACGAAgcaaatttattcatttcagtaGCTCTTCTTTTCAGTGAGAAATCCTGAAATTCCTTTTCCTGTTTGCTGTCCACTGTAACATTTTCCTGAGCACTAAATAAATTTTAGACAAACCTTTAGTGCTTTTATTCCCTTTTGAGTAAGCAACCTGTTTTAATTTCAAATGCATATTTCAGTTCTTTATGTGGCTTCCCTCTGATCCTGACATTCCTTTTTGTTCCAGGATTAAATGTCGATCCTGATTCTGGAGATCAAGTCGGAGGTTTTGGAGTGTCCAACCTCAGAAGGAATCCTGTATTTTCAGACATTGCTTCACCAACCTCACCATCAGAGTCTCACCATGAGACGGATCCAGAAGCGCAATCAGATTTGAGCAGGAATGGAACAAAGGGCAGAGTGAAGAGCAGTTTTAGGCACATGTTTCCAGATGACACCTGTTCAGATGAGGAAGAGGCAGGTGATGTAGAGATGATGGGCTATGAGGGTGTTCCAAGCACATTTACAAGGAGAAATTGTGATGCCTATAGAACTGGGAATAAAGGAATTGAACACATGGATTCCTCTGCTGCTTCACAAATCACAATCTCTGACAATTCATGGGTGTGTCCTTTAACATTAGATGAGCTGTCTCCATCTCCTAGTGACACAGAAACTGAGAAATCCTCAAATCTGTTGTCTAGTAATCAGTCTGCAGGACCTCAGGTCAAATCCAGGAACTGCTCAGGCATGATTCTTAAACTGAGAAAGATGTTCGGTAAGGgtctaaacagaaaaaagacctGCTACCAGGCAGTGTCGGTGCCTGGGACATTTGCTGATTCTTCACTGTCCCAGGCTAATGATGGAGAGGGTGTCAGCACCAAGAGGGACCTGCACAGGACATCCAAATTAAAACACAGGTTGCAGAGAAAAGGAAGTTTATCTCGTGCCCTTAGCAACCCCTCTAAAAAGAAAGTCAGATCGCTACTGAAGATTAAATACTGTCCCTACTTGTCTGCCTGCCACAGCGCTGAACACAGGAAGCGATGGGTCCTGCGCTCAGCTGTCCAGAGGGCTCGCAAGGCCATGAGGCTTTACTACCCAGACTTGGTAGGAAAGAAGATCAGACATTTGTATGAGGAAGACGACAAATCGGAAGTGTGGTACACAGGAGAGGTGCTGCGTATCCATGAGGCTCACACCAACCCTCTAAAGACTATTTTCGAGGTCAGGTATGACAGTGAGCCAGAGTGGAAGTACTACCTCGAACTGTTGATAGACTATAAAAAAGGCTGGCTAAAAATTCAAGACTAGTCTTCACACCTTAACCCTATGGCAGTTTGGTCTTCAGGTCACTGAGTGCATCAACAATCAGTCTGGTGTCATGAAGAATGAAGGACGGGATATCTTTTTGTGGTGAGCTCATCGGAACATTTCTCATCATTTGAGAGAAACAAGAAGACCGCTTTCTGGATGGGCTCTACATCCAACATATATGTTTGATACTGcttttggctttttaaaaactttattcacAAATGAGAATTTGATGAAGGACATCCCACATTATAAACTTATTGCAAgcaaatagaaattatttatttttaggccaaTGTAAGCCTCTCCTGATAGAAGTGTAATTCAGAGGGAAGTTAGTGACCATTaggtagttaaaaaaaaaatctttattttttgttaattttaaaaGGGATTCACTGTAGTGTGTTTACAGTACacaattttgtctttttccttcTCTGGTGACTTTTTCACTGGTGTAACTGTAATTAGGATTGAACCCAGTTCTTTACTAAGCTGTTGTgggtgttttgttgttattgatgtaattgtttttaatcGGTGACATCTGTTTACTAAAAACAGCTAGTcctgttatttctttttcttaaaaaattacATTGTACAGATATTCTCACTTCTGTCTGAAATAAAAGTTTGTAATATTACTTTTTCATATTATCTGGCCCATGGTCCTCATTTATAGAGCACCCTTTTAAACCTTACAAAGTGCTTATAAGGTGGCCCACACACCCATACAATGCATGTTCACTGCCTTTTCTCCCCAAACACTGATAAACGTATCTTATGTTGAagcctttaaaaacaaaatcaaatggcTTAATTacctcatctgcatgtcattcagctctgcagaaacCTGGTaaagagccattcatttgattcaagtGTTGGAggagggatgcatctaaaagttgcaggatagtagatctcgataACTGGACTTTGGAACTCCtgctttatggtaaaaactgtGCTCAAaacctgttgtacacaatcagatacttgtcttctgccccctggtggacacttTTGCActaaaataattttgacatcGCACGATAAACATATAAAGAAttatcaaatgttttttttttacattttaaagggtcaaataaagaatcaattttgtttttaaatagcactttcttcctttttttttcttgggtctAACTTTGAAGGGTTAATGTCCAGGAACACTTAGAGATGGACTTCTGCTTGGGAGGACCATTGACCTTATCAGGCCATGTTCCTACGTAGATGGAGACAGATATTTAGACAGACGCtagtttttctttgcatttgcGACTTTCACCCACATTCAAATGCTGTTTTCGGGAACTGAAAATACTGTACAAGATGAAGATTTTCGAATCGAATAATCCAATTATGGTGTTTGAGTATGGAAAAGATAACCGGCGTGTCTAGTTCGACGCGTTAAATTGTGCGCCGCCATCTGTGTTGCTTGCGTCACAGAGATGCGCATTTAACTCCTTTATTTACATGGCAACGGCATGTGCCCAAAATTGTTCAGAGGCTAATGTTAACATGTTACATATTTGGATATAAACATATAGTAAATCACAGACTATACTGAAGAACAAAGGGGTCAAGACGCGTTACCTGAGGACGttgctaaataaaactattattttttattttttgcgtTGCGGAAGTGGTCATTTATGTCAGGCTTCTGATTGGTCAACATGACTTGCTAGGCGGAGGTTAAATCGCCGCCGCTTGTTCTGGACGTTTGGACAGTGTCTGTTTTCATGTAGTAGacacaaaaaaagtttaaatggtACCTCACATCTCACAATTAGTTAATCATTCAGTTATTACCAACTACAACACCTCAGCTCACAATATAGAGatctcattttaaaattgatcCACTGTTGAACAAAGTGACAGCAGACTGAACTGGTATTGCTGAATCACATTTAATGGACTCTTAACAAATCTGTATAACTCTTTATTTTATAGATGTATCATTGATTGTCTTGTGAtgagtttcttttaaaaacattaaattacttGGGTGATCATGGAACCTAACAATGTTTGATGTCAAGTTAAAACCCGTTTGTCCCCATCTGGTGGAATAATGCACAGCTGCATGTTTCCTCTTGTATAATGACAGTGCTGTTCTGATGGATCATTTCCTAGGATGGGTTTACCTTATCTTACCTTACATGTGACCTTTTATTTAGTGGTATTTTGAAAGGACACAGTTTAAAGATGCATAAACATTGTGGTCATAAGAAAATGCATACCACCAAGACAAATGTGTCCATAATCAAGCACCCATGCGAAACAATGTTTGCAACATTTTGCACTTTAATATTTTCTCCAAAACAGACAtctattttttccccacatttttACACTAATAGGAAATAAAACACCTTTGATAGCATAAAGAAAAGATATGTAGAAAAGTATTAAAAGTTTTTGGATGTCTCAATTTAATGTAAGTAGCTGCTTCTGTTACTTCAAACGTAAAGTTGAAATGGTCATGAACTACTAGCAGACAATGAAAACAGAGTGAGCCCTGGAGAGCAGATTAGCCTGATCACAGCTGTAGCTGCTGTTACTGCAAGACAACGTTAAGAGAAGAGCCCATCTCTTATCCATTCATCCCGTGTCATTGGTTTGTGGCTCAAGGCAAAATTAATTCAAGAGACAAGATACAAACAACCACCTTATCTTTATCATACAAtctgcaagttaaaaaaaaaaaaagaagaaaaaaaaatcctattttttttcttttagatcaAAACTCAAAattattaaagggttaaaaaaaatccatgattTTCTGGAAGACAGCTCTGTCAAAGTCTGTAGTTTACTACATTGCAAAAGTACACAGCGCAGAAACTGATCATGGATGTTTGGCTAAAATGTTTTGAGACCAAACCTACTCTAATGATTCACACAGTACTCCCAAAAATGAGATTTCTCATgacatttattcaaataaacagTACAGTTTATAATTTGCTAGGATAAAATAATAAGTTGGAACACATAAGAAGCATTTGGGAGAAAATTCCCCAAAGATCTGAAACTAGGGCAAAAGATGTATTTTAATGATGGCTGACACATTGGTGTCATCTTTCGGACTTGCATCAGTGCCTGTAATAATCATGCCCCCCTCCAGTCAATCTTGTGAAGACTGCCACATTGCTGAGACATGAATGAGTATTTACAAGCAGAGAGCTTGACAACAAGAGCAACCACCCAACAGAACAATGCAAAACCTGGAGGGGCACCGACATTTCAATGTTGAAACCTCAACCTATAAACGAAATATAACAGCGTTACAAAACACCCCTACAACCTTTAGAAGTTTGCCCTATATTCCTCTGCTTGAGGATCACTACAACCTATCTGTGCAGCCTGGTTTAAAGCAATGTTCAATCACTGCAAGGCAAGAGATCTCTTCAATAGGTGCGGCCACCGTCAGTATCACACCATCCAAATATTCCCTGCAAGTGATGCAAATGTATAACCCTCTTTGACAATGATCAAGCCCAATTAGCAGCACTACAACACTGTGCTGTCAGTACATTCTATTACACTCGTTCAATCCTCAAGGTGCAAAAACTGAGCTTCAAGAGGGCTAACTCAAGCTATGtcaggaaggaaagaaaacaacaaaaaaaaaaaaaaaaaaaaaaaaaaaagagtgaatgtCACTCAGTTTGGCTCTTAATAAGTAAATGTTAAACACCTCTAGCAACTAAGAGGGTTTCGGCAAAAGGTTAACATAGAGACACACGTGGCCTGTGCATTCTACCTTACCTTTGACCTGCTCTTGGTTTCTGTTTTGACCATGTAATTTACCAAGTCCTTTATCTGATCGCTTGATGACTAATAGAAATTGTTCGAGTCTCCATTTGGAGTTACTGACAAAATGTTACTTCAGCACTGATCTGAAGAGAATGAGGATGATACGATGAATACCTTATTCCCCACACTTCCAAAACATAGTTTATGGAAGGACTCAACAGACTCAACCTAAATGACAAAAGAACACCACCTTTAATATtggtaaagaataaatatttcaaaattatGCAAACACGTGCCACTCTTGCTCTTTAACTTCCATGCATATGGACTATTTACAAATTGAAAAATACAGATTTgctattttgttctttttatgtttttcctccATGAAATGTCTTTGCCCCTTTGCAATCAGCCAATCAATATTCACCCATCCAGACAAGGATCTCACCACATACTGCAGACATGGTCAGAACAATTAAAGCtgtgttgaaaacatttttcacactaatggaaaaacaaaagtcaaactcaaaacaaaaaagatttacaagcaaaaaaacaaacaaaaaaaaaaaaaaacaaaacaaaacaaaaaaaaaaaaaactgaagaaaagatAGTTTAGGGGAGGATTACAATACAGGCCAAAAGGATGTACTTGTTTAAGATgaatttttctgctttctcaaGACTCCACTCTGTTGCTAACAATACTGTAgtacactttcttttttattactctacattttatttaaatataatttacttTGAAGATTTTTTGTTAAACAAATCCAGgaaaaaatgatgcaaaagtgGTTGGTTTGCCAAAGGAAAGGCGGCAGAAGGCCCGTGCTGCCCTGTTAAATTGCATCAGCGCTCTAGTTTGTCAAGATACTCAATAGTCCGTTGCATTGGGACGTGTCCTCAATCCTCAATGTACTCCCACAGGTCCTTCTCATAGCCTTCATGCACGTGCTGTAGCAGCACTCTTCGCCTGCTCTCACAGTATCTATAGACAcaagacatttcttttttaacagtCCAAGAAAGCGTAAACGTAACCACAGCAGGCAGCGCtacaattttttttccactgaccTGTACTTATCTTGCACTTTCTGCTTGATGTCCTGCAAGGAATCCTGGGAGATGTCCCGCTCTAGGTAACCAGACAGCACCTCGGTGGCATTTTCCAAGTCTGCCTGGTTGTTCTAGGGAACAcaaatttgaaaaacaaatttattagtGTCATAGCACAAACTTAAAGGCAAATCCCATCAATCTCTGATCATGTTCCCTACACTATAATACAGCAATAAACAATACTTAAAAATTGATCTTGGACCTCAGGACCATCACTGAGGAAATGGAAATGGGCTATTAAGGCACAAGgtcacttaaaaaaatcttaactgTATAAAGTTAATATTTATAAAGGTTGTGTTGGACTTGTGACAAAAATTGGTGTTAGTTGacaatttcattacaatttagtTACAGCCCTTTTATGTCATGCACCCTCATATTGTGACACTTGACACCAATTATTGCCATTTTACCTTACCTCAAAAATAATGGACTGGTTGTTCTTCTTGAGGTAGAAGGCAAAGACGTAAGTGAACATGAGCGTGGAGCGGCACTGGCACAGCACATCTACAGCCTTCTTTAGAAACTGAACCTCAATCCAGGACATGTTGTGCTGCTGCATCTCCTCCATCTTTTGCTTAACCTGAGCATAGAGCTTGTGCTCAAAGCGCAGACTCTGCATGTGGTTCATGTAGCGGTTGCAGTAGAACAGGTACCTCTGCAAGGCTGCCCTGGAGCGCTACACACACAAGATAGAACTAGTTTAAATTCAGGCACAATACATCTACTGTAACTAAGCAGTTCCCTCCACATACACTACAGCCCTGAAAATGTCTGTTGTGAAGGGACAGTACATGAGAAAACCAGTGTCCACGACTtttgtttctgacatgttttaaaaaataaatcaaagcgGTCTTCCTTGCTTCCCCATTGTATAAAGTGCATTTTACAACCCCGTTCTACAAGCTACGTCTTCTCACATACGTCGACTGTTTATGTGCAGTTTTGTTAATACAAACACTACTGACAGGAGACCAAGCAGGGGACCTCTCCCCAGCACTGGTTCCTTACATCTCTAAGAGCTCATAGATATCTTGTGAAAGTAGTAATTAATTTCCCAAAATATTTACAGTGAGCAAAAGGACATGCTGGTAAGATCTGATGTTTCATACCTTTTCTGTTACCTTCAGTATTGCTTTCCACTCACTGTATGAAATTGTAGATATGTCCACAAACGTGTTACTTACTAACAAAATcagcataaaaaaatcaaacactaGTAGAGAACCTCCTGCTCTAAAGTGCATGTATGCAGGAATAGTCTGGATTGAACTGCCCACCCAATCTCAAGGAAATTTCcagtgttcatgtgtga
This window contains:
- the c10h15orf39 gene encoding uncharacterized protein C15orf39 homolog, which encodes MSHESMQTVSDPVFKNKMPLFDGTAASTGLSKPQTLSGFLGKQPLQYNTAYFSYDPRAKEGAGFAPPWSNSKKSPLDDRSPVGHLSGMEGQNHTRYQQDRTSSVEGHNPVKQGFTVYTRSPEISNPTVATSVTIRKQKTGAENSSSPSQSSVYLAIPKPVYGHNPCCNELGCVIGQRYSLEHVSPRMPNTIYEHDWMQRAAHYTEKAPIQRKEALLQQRGLQYECGAEQIKRMTVEAYSPNSARTLPPVIEPNYSSYPCTPAHALYGSLTEHSQLLQTSPRGYPSLYTSRPTYEHMTSEVYQERSSMSKYGQLAQHPVFYYSQANGEVENRTQCKDSGSKQGEDVPLLHKHTISNPREHYVVPQWLHAEIPLSCTEMLPNHSFVPGFDYPCYTVPRFNLNASQIRPPLTRQHSSPMFHPTPINVSKSSQHINPSITKDKPNTSLHFEQRHGSSPFLHVEKNNPSRQMNQPALSPSSMQIGRFFHPLTSPHIDKPAPPPAGINVDRLRDYSPFETKVKHPKSLPVSPAAWQPQSPSHNSDRIQSVVPNGPNVRKIIHSPGISTASKQNAFVFNAGTTASKRYLKRSISHSSPPVRIKEEEDDLYEVELDSKRQKLEKDNVKEGTKTNSPPMPVIDNVFSLAPCQQLHLQAPGVLYPSKVPQRATPTSEEKHEDKLKQAIKEKMPDPNHQQSVVCLASKEISPDTPAQNKDDDVFELKNIKVEKVDPSGEDNPADTKNSCSKVIIKKEPEETASSNSGPVLKEKCESDELENKPSFAGENEASEEPKPAELTAQTNSSYQVDTRHKRAVTLQPKCNTPLRSSESKVNFKNIPPHCLKLSTYNIIFPAGKQCKAAPPPEKQSPQPVTVLASRLEPQTPVRKHFFELHHSLCKLLSKCVSASSEQDLKKWWSQLEISEPTPQSSKVQKVSCLLGVKAREVWINEEIKAAFSNVHKRLSEYTVQKRCPFPHVMRAGAVFLPMLVVKEQLFPMVQGSFIDQVLQEHKVELRPTTLSEEKILIQLHKRACSSRLRRLMSLKHLPDIYSDAINLLYYTCVCKHLGLNVDPDSGDQVGGFGVSNLRRNPVFSDIASPTSPSESHHETDPEAQSDLSRNGTKGRVKSSFRHMFPDDTCSDEEEAGDVEMMGYEGVPSTFTRRNCDAYRTGNKGIEHMDSSAASQITISDNSWVCPLTLDELSPSPSDTETEKSSNLLSSNQSAGPQVKSRNCSGMILKLRKMFGKGLNRKKTCYQAVSVPGTFADSSLSQANDGEGVSTKRDLHRTSKLKHRLQRKGSLSRALSNPSKKKVRSLLKIKYCPYLSACHSAEHRKRWVLRSAVQRARKAMRLYYPDLVGKKIRHLYEEDDKSEVWYTGEVLRIHEAHTNPLKTIFEVRYDSEPEWKYYLELLIDYKKGWLKIQD